Genomic window (Oncorhynchus masou masou isolate Uvic2021 chromosome 26, UVic_Omas_1.1, whole genome shotgun sequence):
acactttttatggatatctttaagaaatggctttcttcttgccactcttccataaaggccagatttgtgcaatatacacaCTGCTCTCTgcgattgttgtcctatggacagagtctcccacctcagctgcagatctctgcagttcatccagagtgatcatgggcctcttggctgcatctctgatcagtcttctccttgtatgagctgaaagtttagagggacggccaggtcttggtagatttgcagtggtctgatactccttccatttcaatattatcgcttgcacagtgctccttgggatgtttaaagcttgggaaatctttttgtatccaaatccggctttaaacttcttcacaacagtatctcggacctgcctggtgtgttccttgttcttcatgatgctctctgcgcttttaacgaacctctgagactatcacagtgcaggtgcatttatacggagacttgattacacacaggtggattgtatttatcatcattagtcatttaggtcaacattggatcattcagagatcctcactgaacttctggatagagtttgctgcactgaaagtaaaggggctgaataattttgcacgcccaatttttcagtttttgatttgttaaaaaagttttaaatatccaataaatgtcgttccacttcaagattgtgtcccacttgttgttgattcttcacaaaaaaatacagttttatatctttatgtttgaagcctgaaatgtggcaaaaggtcgcaaagttcaagagggccgaatactttcttaaggcactctatatacacttaggttggaataaTTAAagctaatttttcaaccactccacaaatttcttgataacaaactatagttttggcaagtcggttagaacatctactttgagcatgacacaaataattgttccaacaattgtttacagacagattatacactacgttgactgtggctttaaacagctcggaaaattccatacaattgtgtcatggctttagaaacttctgataggctaattgacatcatttgagtcaattggaggtgtacctgtggatgtatttcaaggcctaccttcaaactcagtgcctctttacttgacatcatgggaaaatcaaaagaaatcagccatgacttcagaaaataaattgtagacctccacaagtctggttcatccttgggagcaatttcgaaatgcccgaaggtaccactttcatcagtacaaacaatagtacgcaagtataaacaccatgggatcacgcagccatcatactgctcaggaaggagacgcgttctgtctcctagagatgaacgtactttggtgtgaaaagtgcaaatgaatcacagaacaacagcaacaagagatttgttgagtggttgaaaaacaagttttagtgactccaatctcagtgtatgtaaacttccgacttcaactctactgtattttataccatctactgcatcttgccgctcagccatcgctcatccatatacttatatgtacatattctcattcccacctttagatttgtgtgtataaggtagttgttgggaattgttagaatacttgttagatattactgcactgttggaactagaaggacaagcatttcgctacactcaaattaacatttgctaaccatgtgtatgtgagcaataaaattagatttgaagaacacagagactggacagaggaactctgcctagaaggtcagcatcccagagtcgcctcttcattgttgacgttgagacttgtGTTTTGCGGTTACTATTTAAGGAAGCTGCcagaacccacaaatgctgatgctccagatactcaactagtctaaagaaggccagttttattgcttctttaatcagaacaacagatttcagctgtgctaacataattgcaaaatacttttctaatgatcaattagccttttaaaagataaacttggattagctaacacaacatgccattggatcacaggagtgatggttgctgataatgggcctctgtacgcctatgtagattttccattaaaaatctggCGTTTCTAGCTataacagtcatttacaacattaacaatatctacactgtttttctgatcaatttgatgttattttaatgaacagaaaatttgcttttctttcaaaaacaattacatttctaagtgaccacaaacttttgaatggtagtgtccatagacacacacacacacatacatacatgcacggcacacacacacacacacacacacacataatagtTTCAGAAATGTTCAGGTAACCCCAACGCTAATACTATAAATGGTAAACATAGGCCAAAAGGGTGACAAAAAATATACTTGGCTAATTTCTTGGCACATGTCATGGATACCATATCTCCAGGCAGAAACAGGAGCCCCCAGCGACCACTAGTATCCCAGCTGAGAGAAGCAGACTTTGCAGATCGTAGAAAAAAAATGTCAAAGGCCACATAGCACCACTGAGAAGACTTTCATCTATTTTATGGATTTAAGATGAATGAGTCCCAGATCTATTTATACTGCCTAGATATCACGCTGTCATTTTGACTGCACATGCATATCTATTTATGATTGAACATGGCACAAGTTACAACTGCACTTAACCATGCTCGCTGTCTAGGATATGTTTCTTTGAAATGGCATAATCTATACTGTAGAATTTCAGCCTACAGTAGGTTGGGAATTGAGCTTAAAAGTTGAAAGGTTTTGACAAATACTAGTCAACAAGAACGAATatactttattattattattagttatGAACATAATATTTTTTGAACTTTGCAAGTCAGTTGAGGGCCAATATATGTTCCACTTAGGGGAGCCAACTTCTTGGGGAGGGCCTGAAGATTACATTGACAGTTATCTTGCAGGTTGAGAATGTTACCGTTTCACTGTGAAACAGATATTGAAAACACCTGTCGTAAGTTTGAAGTGACGTTTTAACTTTCATTGAGAGGTGTTAACGCTTATTTATTTTCTACACAAACTCGCTTAGTAGTAAAAAACCCCATTGAGAAAAAAAGGTTGATGCACTGCGACAGCTAAACGCTGGATAGAGTTTCAGTTTCTATATATAAGCCTGGTGACTTGTGTCACTGGGCTATTTAAATGCCATGCAGTGTCCCACTGTCAAAACATAGGCCGTGCGAGGGTACAACAGTATGGTGGAACTTTTTGAGACCAACACTTATTTCTTCAACGATCTGCGGTATCTCGAGGGAGATCATGGACCATTGCAGCACTTGGACATGGCGGGGGTGTCCCCTTTGTACCCGTTGTCACCTGGGGGGGATCCGTCCGAGACTGGATGTGACAGCAGCGGAGAGGAGCATGTCCTCGCACCCCCTGGTCTTCAGCCACACTGCGAGGGACAGTGCCTCATCTGGGCTTGTAAGGTTTGTAAAAGAAAGTCTGCACCAACCGACAGGCGCAAAGCGGCCACTCTCAGGGAAAGAAGGCGGCTCAAGAAGATCAATGAAGCATTTGATGCGTTGAAGAAAAAGACCGTGCCCAATCCGAACCAGCGGCTGCCCAAAGTGGAGATTTTACGCAGTGCCATAAACTACATCGAGCAATTGCAGGACCTGTTGCATACACTGGATGAGCAAGAAAAAACGCCTCAAAATGGCTCATATAACTATAACGTGAAAGAACACCATGTAAGCTTCATTTGAGTAGTATTTGCATCTGCATTTTTTATGTCACTTTATGCATACAATAATTTGCTTTACACTTAAAGGGAACATTTCCACAATGAGAAATATCTTACTGTGCATTATACTTGTAGGCCTACTACTTTGTATAATAACTCGTGTGTTAGTAGACACTTAAgctaatatatgtgtgtgtacatgaagGCGTCCAATAAGGAGTACCATTGGAAGAAGAACTGTCAAAACTGGCAGACCTCAGCTGATCATTCCAATGCACCAATGACGAATCAGAGAGAAGGTTGGTGCCAATTATGAACAGTAAATTAAATCTAAATTGCTCTTTTGCAACTCATCAACTGATTGTACATCTTATATATTTGATTTCTATATT
Coding sequences:
- the LOC135514565 gene encoding myogenic factor 6-like encodes the protein MVELFETNTYFFNDLRYLEGDHGPLQHLDMAGVSPLYPLSPGGDPSETGCDSSGEEHVLAPPGLQPHCEGQCLIWACKVCKRKSAPTDRRKAATLRERRRLKKINEAFDALKKKTVPNPNQRLPKVEILRSAINYIEQLQDLLHTLDEQEKTPQNGSYNYNVKEHHASNKEYHWKKNCQNWQTSADHSNAPMTNQREGFTESSASTSLLRLSSIVDSISSEEKPTCNEEVSEK